GCATTTTATGCATTAATATATATCCTCAATTTAGTTGGCGGTTTTATTGCTGATAAAACCAGGAATTATAAAGGCACAATTTTAGTTGGTCTGTCAATAATGACAATAGGTTATTTCTTACTTTCAATACCTACTGTCGCTTCTAATACGAATTTAATACTTGCCTGCGGTGCACTTTTTGTGATTGCATTTGGTAATGGTTTATTCAAAGGCAATCTTCAGGCACTTGTCGGACAAATGTATGATAATAATACATACAAAGAAAAACGCGACGAAGGCTTTTCGATTTTCTATATGTTTATCAATGTTGGTGCTATTTTCGCTCCATTATTTGCAATCGGTGTAAGAAACTGGTGGTTGGAAAGAAACGGTTTTCAGTATAATGCAGACCTTCCTGCTCTTTGCCACTCCTTTACAAATAATACTATCACCGGCGATGCAATGGCTAAACTTCAGGAACTTGCAAATCAGGCAAGCGGTAGTGTAGTAACTGATATCGCAGCATTCGTACCGAATTATCTTAGCGTATTTTCAACCGGATTCCATTATGCGTTTGCTACTGCTATTGGTGCCTTGGTTATATCAATAATTATATTCCTTGTCAATAAGAAAAACTTCCCCGATCCTAAAGCTAAAGGCGCAGCAGCTTCATCAGACAATATTGCTATGGATGCCGCTGAAGTTAAACAACGCCTCTATGCACTTCTTGCTGTGTTTGCAGTTGTCATATTTTTCTGGTTCTCATTCCATCAGAATGGTCTTACTCTTACTCTGTTTGCACGTGACTATACGGACCTGTCAAGTTTGAAGCTGAACCTGGGATTTATGAATATTCAGGGGGCTGAGTTATTCCAGTCAATCAATCCGTTCTTTGTAGTATTTCTCACTCCGGTTCTTCTTGCTTTCTTCGGATGGCTTAGAAGCAAAGGGAAAGAACCTTCAACTCCAAAGAAAATTGCTATCGGTATGTTTATCGCTGCTCTTGCATTTGTTGTAATGGCAATTGGTTCGTTGGATTTGCCTGCATTTGCCGAAATCAATCCTAATGTCGGTGGGACTCCTCTTGATCAGGCAGCTAAAGTGACTCCGCTTCTGCTAATTCTAACATATTTCATACTTACCGTGGCTGAATTATTCATCAGCCCGCTTGGGCTTTCATTTGTATCTAAAGTAGCACCACCTCAGTATCAGGGTTTGATGCAGGGCGGATGGCTCGGAGCAACTGCTCTTGGTAATCAGCTTTTATTCCTTGGTGCTGTTTTCTATGAAAGTATTCCTATATCTGCAACATGGACTATTTTTGTTGTAGCTTGTCTGATATCAATGTTAACAATGCTTGTTATGCTTAGATGGCTCGAAAGAATCGCTAAGTAACAAACAAGACTGTTAAATATTTTTTAAAAAAGCTGTTTTTCTATGAGAAGCAGCTTTTCTTTTATTTAATAATACAATGAAGGACTTTTTAAGGAGATTGGTAGTATGAATTCTTTCAGAGATATTACTTATTTATTATAATATTTTGCAGTGTATATTAAAATCATTAGAGGCATCTACTTGGTAAATAGTAGTTAATAGTTTATCTAAAGGAATTTATTTTAAAAAATAAACCAAATAAATTGTAAAATTTCAAATATTATTATAATTTTTCAAAAAAAAATATTATTTTAGTTGTCATTAAAATAATTTTTTTGAAAATGTTTTAGAATAGAGTTATAAAGATGAAAGAAAAAAAAGCACGTACCCAGTCTATAGAAGACTATTTAAAGACAATATATAAGTTACAGGCTCATGAAAAACCGGTTTCGACAACCAGCATAGCAAATGAGTTGGAGTTTTCCGGTGCATCTGTTACCGGAATGCTTAAAAGGTTGTCTGAAATGGAGTCCAAACGTAAAAAAGGCGCCTTGCTTGTAGATTATAATTCCTACAAAGGTGTTACTCTCACTGAAGAGGGTGAATTTGAAGCCCTATCTATATTAAGGAGACACAGACTTATCGAAATGTTCCTTAAAAATCACGTGGGTTATGCCTTATCAAAGGTGCATGACGAAGCTTGTGCAATGGAGCATGCTGTATCAGATGAATTTGTTGATAAAATTGACAAACTGCTCGGACATCCTAAATACAGCCCCTTAGGAAATCCAATACCTGATAAGGATGGTAATCTTCCAGAGGATAACTCGCTGCCTCTAACAGTAGTTGAGCTCAATAAAACGTATGTTATAAAGAAAATCTCGGATGATAATCATGAGATGATTGCTTATTTTGAAGATCAGGGATACCTTCCCGGATTAGAGATAATGCTTATGTCAAGAGCTCCGTTTAATGGTCCGATTGTAATTATACATAATGACAAAGAGTCAATCATCGGTCACGAAATCGGAAAAAATATTTACGTTGAAGCAATTTAATTTGAAAATTTATTTCGTTTATTTGTTATGATAATTAAAGGGCTGTTGTAAAAGCAGATATTTTGCTTTTAAACAGCCCTCAATTATATACAAATCAAAAAGTAAATTAATCAATTCTAAACGTCTGAATTACTATAAGGTCATCCTCCTCATCGCCAACTCTTGTTGCAGTTCCTCTGTGTGTTTTTACAATTGATCCTTGCCTTATAATTCTAACTTCGTAAGGTTTAGGTACAAAACCATCATATACAAAAACTCCGATTTTATATTCACCCTTAGGCATCGGCTTTGTGCTGAAAATATTTTCTACAGCGTTACCCGGTTCATCTATCCAGTCAACATCAAGCATTAATGAGCCGTCTTGTGAAACATCATTTCCAAAATAAACATGTATTCCATTAGGTCCGAATACGTGTAAATCAAGATCTGTCCAAGTGGACCCGGCATTCTGCCAGCTTAAAGTCGCCTGAAACTGACCAGTGCCATAAGGAACTGTTGGCTGAGGCCAATCTGCCGGATTGCCTTTTCTCCAGTCTCCTCCGCCTAAGTTTAGTTCTGTCCAACCCTGAAAACTTTCAGCATCCCAACCAAACACACTCGTATAAGGTCCAACTGTAACCAATATTGGGTTTGAATAAGTTTCTCTTTCTCCGGGAAGCCTTGACAAAGTGCCTCTTTTAACACGACTCAATTCGATTGTGTAAGTCCCCTGAGGAATGTTCATCATGTGAGTTTTTGGCCTTGGACCACCTGTGGGATTAGAACCCGTACCGACATTATATCCAATAAGGTTTGGCCAACCTATTTCAGGATATTTATAAGTAACTGCTTTGATTGTAAGTGTAAAGTAATATTCAGTGTTTGATGGATGTGAATACCTGATTCCGCCGACTCTTTTATCGTTCATTATTTCATCTGATTTTGAAATGGAGGATGGGTTTTGAAATCTGACAACAGCAAAATAACCAAGCTCAAAAACACTAACTCCCAGACGTTTGTTAGTAGCGTCTATATCGCTTAAAGGAAGAAGTATCCATTGTTTCTCAGATTCATTATACCAGATAATTGTTAATCCTTCAGGTGAGCTTTCGCTTTCTGCCGGAAGAAAAATGTGCACTGGCTCAGTAAAAACAAAATTTGATGGACCGAAAGCATAGATTGAGCCGATAACCTTATACATAGTGGGAATAGGTGTAGGAAGGTCTGACTGATTTACAGCTGATTCGATAGAAAAAGATACTGAACCGGAACTTCCGTCATTTCTGTTTGCTATTGAACCAGCCGGTACAATAACTTCTGCACCTTTATCTGTTTTTACCGAACCACCGGTAGATGAATTGATTATTTCAACTTTACCCGGATCGTTTGTAGGGGTAGGTGTTGAGGATTCCGAACAACTCTGCAATAAAAGTAATAACGATGTTAATAACATTATTACTAATAATTTAAATAATTTAAACATAATAAAACTCCAATTTTATCGGAAAAAATTAATTAATAACAATTTTTAAAATACCAAAATAATGAA
This window of the Ignavibacteriota bacterium genome carries:
- a CDS encoding peptide MFS transporter, whose amino-acid sequence is MFKGQPKGLIPAALANMGERFGFYVMMAILVLFIQAKFGLDGTNAGYIYGAFYALIYILNLVGGFIADKTRNYKGTILVGLSIMTIGYFLLSIPTVASNTNLILACGALFVIAFGNGLFKGNLQALVGQMYDNNTYKEKRDEGFSIFYMFINVGAIFAPLFAIGVRNWWLERNGFQYNADLPALCHSFTNNTITGDAMAKLQELANQASGSVVTDIAAFVPNYLSVFSTGFHYAFATAIGALVISIIIFLVNKKNFPDPKAKGAAASSDNIAMDAAEVKQRLYALLAVFAVVIFFWFSFHQNGLTLTLFARDYTDLSSLKLNLGFMNIQGAELFQSINPFFVVFLTPVLLAFFGWLRSKGKEPSTPKKIAIGMFIAALAFVVMAIGSLDLPAFAEINPNVGGTPLDQAAKVTPLLLILTYFILTVAELFISPLGLSFVSKVAPPQYQGLMQGGWLGATALGNQLLFLGAVFYESIPISATWTIFVVACLISMLTMLVMLRWLERIAK
- a CDS encoding metal-dependent transcriptional regulator — protein: MKEKKARTQSIEDYLKTIYKLQAHEKPVSTTSIANELEFSGASVTGMLKRLSEMESKRKKGALLVDYNSYKGVTLTEEGEFEALSILRRHRLIEMFLKNHVGYALSKVHDEACAMEHAVSDEFVDKIDKLLGHPKYSPLGNPIPDKDGNLPEDNSLPLTVVELNKTYVIKKISDDNHEMIAYFEDQGYLPGLEIMLMSRAPFNGPIVIIHNDKESIIGHEIGKNIYVEAI